In Mastigocladopsis repens PCC 10914, a single window of DNA contains:
- a CDS encoding AMP-binding protein, giving the protein MWCQEHSDQPPNFAVEANDVAVQMYTSGTTGRPKGVQLGHYSFFAIAKEFAQRGKKWIGWNETDKSLLTLSLFHIGSLWWAIRGLASGAENIILDNFIGVEVLEAIEKYRITKTFMVPAMIQILLNEPSCQKTDFSSLKYIIYGGSPIAEATLKKAIATFGCHFVQIYGLTETGNCAVSLPADEHTSTNKDRLKAAGKPFPGVSVAIINSEGKEVSCFQVGEVYIKSPANMIGYWKLPEATAKTLVDGWIHTGDAGYVDEEGYIYICDRFKDMIVYGGENVYPAEIENILYVSAQ; this is encoded by the coding sequence ATGTGGTGTCAGGAACATAGTGACCAACCACCCAATTTTGCTGTTGAAGCCAATGATGTAGCCGTACAAATGTATACTAGTGGCACTACCGGACGACCCAAAGGTGTCCAACTAGGACATTACAGTTTTTTTGCGATCGCCAAAGAATTTGCTCAACGAGGCAAAAAGTGGATAGGTTGGAACGAAACTGATAAGAGTTTGCTGACCTTATCTTTATTCCATATCGGCAGTCTCTGGTGGGCTATCCGTGGTCTAGCATCAGGAGCCGAAAATATTATCTTAGACAATTTTATCGGCGTTGAGGTTCTCGAAGCGATTGAAAAGTACCGCATCACCAAGACATTTATGGTTCCAGCGATGATTCAAATTCTGTTGAACGAACCATCATGCCAAAAAACAGATTTTTCATCACTAAAATACATTATTTATGGGGGTTCCCCTATCGCCGAAGCAACACTCAAAAAAGCGATCGCCACATTCGGTTGTCATTTTGTGCAAATATATGGGTTGACAGAAACAGGAAATTGTGCAGTATCTTTACCTGCGGATGAGCATACATCTACAAATAAAGACAGACTCAAAGCTGCGGGTAAACCCTTTCCTGGTGTATCGGTAGCCATCATCAACAGTGAGGGTAAAGAAGTCTCTTGCTTTCAAGTGGGTGAAGTTTATATCAAATCTCCGGCAAATATGATTGGTTATTGGAAATTACCAGAAGCCACAGCAAAAACTTTAGTAGATGGCTGGATTCATACGGGTGATGCTGGTTATGTTGACGAAGAAGGTTACATTTATATTTGCGATCGCTTTAAAGATATGATTGTTTATGGTGGTGAAAATGTCTATCCAGCAGAAATTGAAAATATTTTATACGTATCGGCTCAATAA
- a CDS encoding transposase — MTQGKLLEFLEDIGISMSAGHLSNLLIKNHPCFESEKSEIYEAGLASSPWQQFDQTGARVAGVNYTTNVVCNPLYTVYFTTPNKDRLTVLKGLQNGRELEFLLNQLTFSLLEAFQLPTKWKNSLKLLPQETVFSCTDFNTLLDTYLPKLGSVQRTRVLEAAAIAFYHQQRDWPVVQALVCDDAPQFKLLTDDLALCWVDEGRHYKKLSPLVAYHQQALDKFLDDFWDYYRELLTYRDFPSAEVARELKSKFWKLFDTKSGYEQLDERKRLTVAKASELLLVLEHPELPLHNNPAELAARTMVQRRNVSYATQTTEGTQAWDTFMSLVATTRKLEISFFEYMRDRISQIRAIPSLAQVIREKSSLIPLGWSWQLESLPTPNY, encoded by the coding sequence ATGACCCAAGGCAAACTGTTAGAGTTTTTAGAGGATATTGGCATCTCCATGTCAGCAGGGCATTTGTCCAACCTGTTGATCAAAAACCACCCTTGTTTTGAAAGCGAGAAAAGTGAAATCTATGAAGCTGGGCTAGCTAGCAGTCCCTGGCAGCAGTTTGACCAGACTGGTGCCCGTGTTGCTGGAGTCAACTATACCACCAATGTAGTGTGTAACCCTTTGTATACGGTCTACTTTACAACTCCCAACAAAGACAGATTAACTGTACTGAAGGGATTACAAAACGGACGAGAACTAGAGTTTCTTCTTAACCAACTCACCTTCTCACTCCTGGAGGCTTTCCAACTACCGACTAAATGGAAGAATTCTCTAAAACTCTTGCCTCAAGAAACTGTATTTAGCTGCACAGACTTTAATACACTACTTGATACATATCTACCCAAATTAGGCTCTGTCCAACGTACTCGTGTTTTAGAAGCAGCCGCAATCGCCTTTTATCATCAGCAAAGAGATTGGCCAGTGGTGCAAGCTCTCGTATGTGATGATGCTCCTCAGTTCAAGTTACTCACTGATGATTTGGCTTTATGCTGGGTAGATGAGGGACGACATTATAAGAAGTTAAGTCCACTGGTTGCTTATCATCAACAAGCCCTTGATAAATTCTTGGATGATTTCTGGGATTATTACCGAGAATTACTCACTTACAGAGATTTTCCCAGTGCAGAAGTCGCACGAGAACTAAAGTCTAAATTCTGGAAACTTTTTGATACAAAAAGTGGTTACGAACAGTTGGATGAACGAAAACGATTAACTGTTGCCAAAGCTTCAGAACTGCTTCTAGTTTTAGAGCATCCGGAATTACCCCTGCATAATAATCCTGCTGAATTAGCTGCTAGGACTATGGTGCAGCGACGTAATGTTAGCTATGCAACTCAGACAACTGAGGGAACTCAAGCTTGGGATACTTTTATGTCTCTTGTGGCTACTACTCGCAAGTTAGAAATCAGCTTTTTTGAGTATATGCGTGACCGTATTTCTCAAATTCGAGCAATCCCCTCTCTTGCCCAAGTTATTCGCGAGAAATCTTCTCTCATTCCATTGGGCTGGTCGTGGCAGCTTGAATCACTGCCTACCCCAAATTATTGA
- a CDS encoding TonB-dependent receptor plug domain-containing protein — MKQFLYAGFAGVCCLVLAQPCFAGEKQRETEIITKKQDAWSQVEKKLTSTTNEAQKTQTSISNISQLSEIQFPKTSATDLLTQENTTPQVIKVTGIKLQETQSGLEIVLETLEGELSQPTTRVDGKTLIADIQNAVLALPDGQKFQSQTPTPGIASVTVVQLDDNKVQVRVTGVEDVPSAQMTSSDRRLIFSLAPAPEADIELIVTAQKRPEDAQDVPISVTVIPLQEIEDAQIDSFADIANQTPNFYFLPTSSGGTEFNNYSLRGLNNQNFLTAQDSVAFYIDDVPIDYNGFLDLALLDLEQVEVLRGPQSTLYGRNSSGGVVNIISRQATPEPEARVSASYGRYNSRELQVSLNVSAQ, encoded by the coding sequence TTGAAACAATTTTTATACGCAGGCTTTGCAGGTGTATGTTGTTTAGTGTTGGCTCAACCATGTTTTGCAGGAGAAAAGCAAAGAGAAACAGAAATTATTACTAAAAAACAAGATGCTTGGTCTCAGGTTGAGAAGAAACTGACAAGCACTACGAATGAAGCACAAAAAACTCAGACATCAATTTCAAATATTTCCCAACTGAGCGAAATTCAGTTCCCAAAAACGAGTGCAACTGATTTGCTGACCCAGGAAAATACAACTCCTCAAGTTATTAAAGTAACTGGAATTAAACTGCAAGAAACGCAAAGCGGTTTGGAAATTGTTTTAGAAACTCTTGAGGGAGAATTGTCACAGCCGACAACTAGAGTGGATGGTAAGACTTTGATTGCAGACATCCAAAATGCGGTATTGGCGTTACCGGATGGTCAGAAGTTTCAATCGCAAACACCCACTCCAGGAATTGCTTCTGTAACAGTTGTACAGCTAGATGACAACAAAGTGCAGGTGCGCGTGACTGGGGTAGAAGATGTACCGAGCGCACAGATGACGAGTAGCGATCGCCGTTTAATTTTCAGCTTAGCTCCTGCTCCCGAAGCAGATATTGAACTCATCGTTACCGCGCAAAAACGACCGGAAGACGCACAGGATGTACCGATAAGTGTTACGGTCATACCCCTTCAGGAAATAGAAGATGCTCAAATCGATTCTTTTGCTGATATTGCCAATCAAACGCCCAACTTTTACTTTCTTCCCACATCTTCCGGTGGTACTGAGTTTAATAATTACAGTTTACGGGGTTTGAACAATCAAAATTTCCTGACCGCTCAGGATAGTGTAGCCTTTTACATCGATGATGTTCCAATTGACTATAACGGCTTTCTAGACCTTGCTTTACTCGATCTAGAACAAGTAGAAGTGCTCAGGGGTCCCCAAAGTACACTATACGGTCGAAATAGTTCTGGTGGGGTCGTCAATATCATTTCTAGGCAAGCAACTCCAGAACCAGAAGCACGAGTGAGTGCAAGTTACGGTAGATATAACAGCCGCGAACTCCAAGTCTCTCTCAACGTATCGGCTCAATAA